In Pengzhenrongella sicca, a single genomic region encodes these proteins:
- the msrB gene encoding peptide-methionine (R)-S-oxide reductase MsrB — MAYAVERTEDEWRVELDPQEFAVLRLAGTERPWTGALLDEKRTGIYRCRACSAELFRSDTKFDSHCGWPSFYSPLAGEAVVLIEDRTLGMKRTEVRCASCGSHLGHVFDDAPQTPTGDRFCMNSVSLTFEPDAAPAS, encoded by the coding sequence ATGGCCTACGCCGTCGAGCGCACCGAGGACGAGTGGAGGGTCGAGCTCGACCCGCAGGAGTTCGCCGTGCTGCGACTGGCAGGCACCGAGCGGCCGTGGACGGGTGCGCTGCTCGACGAGAAGCGCACCGGCATCTACCGCTGTCGCGCGTGCAGCGCCGAGCTGTTCCGCTCGGACACCAAGTTCGACTCGCACTGCGGGTGGCCGAGCTTCTACTCGCCGCTCGCGGGTGAGGCCGTCGTCCTCATCGAGGACCGGACGCTCGGCATGAAGCGCACGGAGGTGCGGTGCGCGAGCTGCGGCTCGCACCTCGGGCACGTCTTCGACGACGCCCCGCAGACCCCGACCGGCGACCGGTTCTGCATGAACTCGGTCTCGCTCACCTTCGAGCCGGACGCGGCGCCCGCGTCCTGA
- a CDS encoding EAL domain-containing protein: MTKPLSVLVLTPSIGGHYFGEFLTGLRREVTAAGGRLVVVQTLEPGTHSDEVGTPGSFAIPVGWAHVDGAVSITSAVRGSYLRALRDGGTPVVLVSTRLPDFEAPLAIPDNELGTNAAVEHLIGHGHTRIGFVGNLAQHDVRRRLAAYRRTLAEHGLAVDPDLLFGAPDNAQTGGARAARDVLAASPRPTALMVATDRNAVGLMRALTEAGLRMPEDLAVVGFDNTEAAVFSAPTLSSVDQRFDEVGALAGRLVLAQIRGEDVPNTTHSPTAVSLALRESCGCAGDSLTTRFTEAGRATEGPQAPPLLDQLHEALANALSAPARLGGTSDATESAIRAVVRSTELAVAARDAATGEQIRSLTASLRRLAPRPDVLRQVTGAVIAYLQRSPSERDGTDAGATTDTGAARLEAELWQLQAGAFLRQAEHGETAIEEQYVVDAGLLDAARANPRHLGWLEGTHVRAGVLALWDEDSPASGVLRVVGRYDPAGNQPDLVGTTMTVQDFPPAALVDAAAAASEHSLCIVLPVHTREHEWGMLCVVGEIDTTSARETYYHWAALLCGALEAEHLQAAVRVSEKRYALVARATNDGLWEWELGTRSLYVSDRCVLLVGFEPGLPHTDLDEWRARVHPDDCAELGEHIGAVVRGEQETTESEFRFEFPDGSYHWMLCRALGVRAADDGPATDVTGRAPESPTDGPVRRLVGSLADIDERRSLEDQLRESALHDALTTLPNRRLFLERLEHALDMWRRSQTPFAVLFLDLDGFKLVNDSLGHQIGDRLLHEVGARIKEQLRTVDTGSRFGGDEFAILLHDVQGADVLTVARRVQAGLARVIDLDGHELAVQASLGVATSAIGYASAEAILRDADTAMYHAKATERGSIAFFDAEMNAQAVHQLSLQAEIRRAYGAGQFEVHYQPIVDLVSGRTEWFEALVRWRHPERGLLLPADFLPLVEDMGLSVQLGYQIVDAVCDQLAEWGTGVAGVAVNLSTREFWHEPLLTELLERLTRHGLDPGRLTLQVTEGVLMDRPEAALRHMRALHDAGLRLAIDNFGTGHSSLETLHRFPVDSFTIDRSWIHGLGASATDRTENLVRATVAIGTALGLNVVASGIETAEQLAVLQELGCAAGQGFWFAPAVPPDRALSYYGRSPRTVAGMEHR, from the coding sequence GTGACCAAGCCCCTGTCCGTGCTCGTGCTGACCCCGAGCATCGGCGGTCACTACTTCGGCGAGTTCCTCACCGGGCTCCGCCGGGAGGTCACAGCCGCGGGCGGGCGTCTCGTCGTCGTCCAGACGCTCGAGCCGGGCACCCACAGCGACGAGGTCGGCACGCCGGGCAGCTTCGCGATCCCGGTCGGGTGGGCGCACGTCGACGGCGCGGTGTCCATCACGAGCGCCGTCCGGGGCTCCTACCTGCGGGCGCTGCGCGACGGCGGCACCCCCGTGGTGCTGGTGAGCACCCGGCTGCCGGACTTCGAGGCGCCCCTGGCGATCCCGGACAACGAGCTCGGCACGAACGCGGCCGTCGAGCACCTCATCGGGCACGGGCACACCCGCATCGGCTTCGTCGGCAACCTCGCCCAGCACGACGTCCGACGCCGCCTCGCGGCCTACCGGCGCACGCTCGCCGAGCACGGCCTCGCCGTCGACCCGGACCTGCTGTTCGGCGCGCCCGACAACGCCCAGACCGGCGGCGCGCGCGCCGCCCGCGACGTGCTCGCCGCCTCCCCCCGGCCGACCGCGCTGATGGTCGCGACCGATCGCAACGCCGTCGGCCTCATGCGGGCGCTCACCGAGGCGGGGCTGCGCATGCCCGAGGATCTCGCCGTCGTGGGCTTCGACAACACCGAGGCCGCCGTGTTCTCCGCGCCGACGCTCTCGAGCGTCGACCAGCGGTTCGACGAGGTCGGGGCGTTGGCCGGCCGGCTGGTGCTCGCCCAGATCCGCGGCGAGGACGTACCGAACACGACGCACTCGCCGACGGCCGTCTCCCTCGCGCTGCGCGAGTCCTGCGGCTGCGCGGGCGACTCGCTCACGACCCGGTTCACCGAGGCGGGTCGGGCCACCGAGGGGCCGCAGGCCCCGCCCCTGCTCGACCAGCTCCACGAGGCGCTCGCGAACGCCCTCAGCGCACCCGCGCGGCTCGGCGGCACGTCCGACGCGACCGAGAGCGCGATCCGCGCCGTCGTGCGCTCGACCGAGCTCGCCGTCGCGGCCCGCGACGCCGCGACCGGCGAGCAGATCCGGTCGCTGACGGCGTCGCTGCGCCGGCTCGCGCCGCGGCCGGACGTGCTGCGCCAGGTGACCGGCGCCGTGATCGCGTACCTGCAGCGCAGCCCGTCGGAACGGGACGGCACCGACGCCGGCGCGACCACCGACACCGGCGCCGCGCGCCTCGAGGCCGAGCTCTGGCAGCTGCAGGCCGGCGCCTTCCTGCGCCAGGCGGAGCACGGCGAGACCGCGATCGAGGAGCAGTACGTCGTCGACGCCGGGCTGCTCGACGCCGCGCGCGCCAACCCGCGCCACCTCGGCTGGCTCGAGGGCACGCACGTGCGCGCCGGCGTGCTCGCGCTGTGGGACGAGGACTCCCCCGCGTCGGGCGTGCTGCGCGTCGTCGGCCGGTACGACCCCGCAGGGAACCAGCCCGACCTGGTCGGGACCACGATGACGGTCCAGGATTTCCCGCCCGCGGCCCTCGTCGACGCCGCGGCGGCCGCCTCCGAGCACAGCCTCTGCATCGTGCTGCCGGTGCACACGCGCGAGCACGAGTGGGGCATGCTGTGCGTCGTCGGCGAGATCGACACGACGTCGGCGCGCGAGACCTACTACCACTGGGCGGCCCTGCTGTGCGGCGCGCTCGAGGCCGAGCACCTGCAGGCCGCCGTGCGCGTGAGCGAGAAGAGGTACGCCCTCGTGGCGCGGGCGACGAACGACGGCCTGTGGGAGTGGGAGCTGGGCACCCGCAGCCTCTACGTGTCCGACCGCTGCGTGCTGCTCGTGGGCTTCGAGCCCGGCCTGCCGCACACCGACCTGGACGAGTGGCGCGCCCGCGTCCACCCCGACGACTGCGCCGAGCTCGGCGAGCACATCGGCGCCGTGGTCCGCGGCGAGCAGGAGACGACCGAGTCCGAGTTCCGGTTCGAGTTCCCGGACGGCTCCTACCACTGGATGCTCTGCCGCGCCCTCGGCGTACGCGCCGCTGACGACGGGCCCGCCACCGACGTGACCGGCCGGGCGCCGGAGTCGCCCACCGACGGTCCGGTCCGGCGACTGGTCGGCTCGCTCGCCGACATCGACGAGCGACGCTCGCTCGAGGACCAGCTGCGCGAGAGCGCGCTGCACGATGCCCTGACCACGCTGCCCAACCGGCGGCTGTTCCTGGAACGGCTCGAGCACGCGCTCGACATGTGGCGGCGCTCCCAGACGCCGTTCGCGGTCCTGTTCCTGGATCTCGACGGGTTCAAGCTCGTCAACGACTCGCTCGGGCACCAGATCGGCGACCGGCTGCTGCACGAGGTCGGCGCCCGGATCAAGGAGCAGCTGCGCACGGTGGACACGGGCTCGCGGTTCGGCGGGGACGAGTTCGCGATCCTGCTGCACGACGTCCAGGGCGCCGATGTGCTCACCGTCGCGCGCCGCGTGCAGGCGGGCCTCGCGCGCGTCATCGACCTGGACGGGCACGAGCTCGCCGTCCAGGCGAGCCTCGGCGTCGCCACGAGCGCGATCGGCTACGCGAGCGCCGAGGCGATCCTGCGCGACGCCGACACCGCGATGTACCACGCCAAGGCGACCGAGCGCGGGTCGATCGCCTTCTTCGACGCCGAGATGAACGCGCAGGCGGTGCACCAGCTGAGCCTGCAGGCCGAGATCCGGCGGGCCTACGGCGCCGGCCAGTTCGAGGTGCACTACCAGCCGATCGTCGACCTCGTCTCCGGCCGCACCGAGTGGTTCGAGGCCCTGGTCCGGTGGCGGCACCCCGAGCGCGGGTTGCTGCTGCCCGCCGATTTCCTCCCGCTCGTGGAAGACATGGGGCTGAGCGTCCAGCTCGGCTACCAGATCGTCGACGCCGTCTGCGACCAGCTCGCGGAGTGGGGCACGGGCGTGGCCGGCGTGGCGGTGAACCTCTCGACGCGCGAGTTCTGGCACGAGCCGCTGCTGACCGAGCTGCTCGAACGCCTCACGCGGCACGGCCTGGACCCCGGCCGGCTCACGCTCCAGGTGACCGAAGGCGTGCTCATGGACCGCCCGGAGGCGGCGCTGCGGCACATGCGCGCCCTGCACGATGCCGGGCTGCGCCTCGCGATCGACAACTTCGGCACCGGCCACTCCTCGCTCGAGACGCTGCACCGGTTCCCCGTCGACTCGTTCACGATCGATCGCTCGTGGATCCACGGCCTGGGCGCCAGCGCGACGGACCGCACCGAGAACCTGGTCCGCGCGACGGTCGCGATCGGCACGGCGCTCGGCCTGAACGTCGTCGCGTCGGGGATCGAGACGGCTGAGCAGCTCGCGGTGCTCCAGGAGCTCGGGTGCGCCGCGGGGCAGGGCTTCTGGTTCGCGCCGGCGGTCCCACCCGACCGGGCGCTGTCCTACTACGGGCGCAGCCCCCGTACCGTGGCGGGCATGGAGCACAGGTAG
- a CDS encoding M50 family metallopeptidase, translating into MELLTEIWRRATGTQPAPSSTVVLATAVVAALVVALPQLWPLARHAITLVHEGSHATVAVLTGRRLAGIRLHSDTSGLTVSVGRPRGPGMVATAAAGYIGPGVLGLAAAWLTSRGHAVGVLWILLLLVALMLVQIRNWFGLWSVLVTGAALVAVTWWGSAQVQAASAYAITWFLLLGAPRPVLELLGRRSPGSDPALLARLTHVPTMVWILLLGAITVATAVVGGSLLIAAPLP; encoded by the coding sequence GTGGAGCTGTTGACCGAGATCTGGCGACGGGCCACCGGGACCCAGCCCGCGCCGTCGTCGACGGTGGTGCTCGCCACGGCGGTCGTCGCGGCGCTCGTCGTCGCCCTCCCCCAGCTGTGGCCGCTCGCGCGGCACGCGATCACCCTCGTGCACGAGGGGTCGCACGCGACCGTCGCCGTGCTCACGGGCCGGCGCCTCGCCGGGATCCGGCTGCACTCGGACACCTCCGGGCTGACCGTGTCCGTCGGCCGTCCCCGCGGGCCGGGCATGGTCGCGACGGCCGCGGCCGGGTACATCGGGCCCGGCGTCCTCGGGCTCGCCGCGGCGTGGCTCACCTCGCGCGGGCACGCCGTCGGGGTGCTGTGGATCCTGCTGCTGCTGGTCGCGCTCATGCTGGTGCAGATCCGGAACTGGTTCGGCCTGTGGTCGGTGCTCGTCACCGGCGCCGCGCTCGTCGCGGTCACGTGGTGGGGCTCGGCGCAGGTCCAGGCCGCGAGCGCGTACGCGATCACGTGGTTCCTGCTGCTCGGCGCGCCGCGGCCGGTGCTCGAGCTGCTCGGCCGCCGCAGCCCCGGCTCGGACCCCGCACTGCTGGCCCGGCTCACGCACGTGCCGACGATGGTGTGGATCCTGCTGCTCGGCGCGATCACGGTCGCGACCGCCGTCGTCGGCGGCTCCCTGCTGATCGCAGCCCCGCTGCCCTGA
- a CDS encoding MFS transporter, producing the protein MPAADPALTSSPVPAPARAVMTHREVLESLSGILLGMFVAILATSVISSSLPRIITDLEGTQSSFTWVVTATLLTTTISTPIWGKLADLVDRKLLIQIALVITVASSAAAGLSGSIGMLIGMRAFQGIGAGGLTALGTVLIADIISPRERGRYMGLLGAVTGLGMIGGPLLGGVITDGPGWRWNFFVGLPVAIAAIIVLQRTLHLPPRVRRVVRLDYAGATLLSVGIAGLLLWVTFAGDRYDWISGASAAALLGSLAVLAIAVWVESRAAEPIIPLRLFRNRTLVLAVVASVAVGVALFGTSVFLSQYMQVARGKSPTQSGLLTIPMMIGMLISSTISGRIISSTGRYKRFMIAGAVTMTGGLALMGTIRYDTSLLLVGLYMFLLGAGVGMLMQNLVLATQNTLEVSDLGSGTATVAFFRTLGGAVGVSALGAVLGARITSLMLAGLARIGIDPAALGAGTSTIPDVALLPAPVRVVVESAYGEAIADLFLIAVPLGLVALLAVVFLREVPLGTRSGLDQRREQLAAEDAPVLVSA; encoded by the coding sequence ATGCCCGCCGCGGACCCCGCCCTCACGTCCAGCCCCGTCCCTGCCCCCGCGCGAGCGGTGATGACCCACCGCGAGGTGCTCGAGTCGCTGTCCGGCATCCTGCTCGGGATGTTCGTGGCCATCCTCGCCACGAGCGTCATCTCGTCCTCGCTGCCGCGCATCATCACCGACCTGGAAGGGACGCAGTCCTCCTTCACCTGGGTCGTGACCGCGACGCTGCTCACGACCACGATCTCGACGCCCATCTGGGGCAAGCTCGCCGACCTCGTCGATCGCAAGCTGCTGATCCAGATCGCGCTCGTGATCACGGTGGCGTCGTCGGCCGCGGCCGGCCTGTCCGGCTCGATCGGCATGCTCATCGGCATGCGCGCGTTCCAGGGCATCGGCGCGGGCGGTCTGACGGCGCTCGGCACCGTGCTGATCGCCGACATCATCTCCCCGCGCGAGCGCGGCCGGTACATGGGCCTGCTCGGCGCCGTGACGGGCCTCGGCATGATCGGCGGACCGCTCCTGGGCGGCGTCATCACCGACGGCCCCGGCTGGCGCTGGAACTTCTTCGTCGGCCTCCCGGTCGCCATCGCCGCGATCATCGTGCTGCAGCGCACGCTGCACCTGCCGCCGCGGGTGCGCCGCGTGGTGCGCCTCGACTACGCCGGGGCCACCCTCCTGTCCGTCGGCATCGCCGGCCTGCTGCTGTGGGTGACGTTCGCCGGGGACAGGTACGACTGGATCTCGGGCGCGAGCGCGGCCGCGCTGCTCGGCTCGCTCGCCGTGCTGGCGATCGCGGTGTGGGTCGAGTCCCGCGCCGCCGAGCCGATCATCCCCCTGCGCCTGTTCCGCAACCGGACCCTCGTGCTCGCCGTGGTCGCGAGCGTCGCCGTCGGCGTCGCCCTGTTCGGCACCTCGGTGTTCCTCAGCCAGTACATGCAGGTGGCGCGCGGCAAGTCGCCCACGCAGTCGGGCCTGCTCACCATCCCGATGATGATCGGGATGCTCATCTCGTCCACGATCAGCGGGCGCATCATCAGCAGCACGGGCCGGTACAAGCGCTTCATGATCGCGGGCGCCGTCACGATGACCGGCGGCCTCGCCCTGATGGGCACCATCCGGTACGACACCTCGCTGCTGCTCGTCGGCCTGTACATGTTCCTGCTCGGCGCGGGCGTCGGGATGCTCATGCAGAACCTGGTGCTCGCGACCCAGAACACCCTCGAGGTCTCCGACCTCGGCAGCGGCACCGCGACCGTCGCGTTCTTCCGGACCCTCGGCGGCGCCGTCGGGGTCTCGGCCCTCGGCGCCGTGCTCGGGGCGCGGATCACCTCGCTGATGCTCGCCGGGCTCGCCCGGATCGGGATCGATCCCGCCGCCCTCGGGGCCGGCACGAGCACGATCCCCGACGTCGCCCTGCTGCCGGCGCCCGTCCGGGTCGTGGTCGAGTCGGCGTACGGCGAGGCGATTGCCGACCTGTTCCTCATCGCCGTCCCGCTCGGGCTCGTCGCGCTGCTCGCCGTGGTGTTCCTGCGGGAGGTGCCGCTCGGCACGCGCTCCGGCCTCGACCAGCGCCGCGAGCAGCTCGCCGCCGAGGACGCACCCGTCCTGGTGAGCGCATGA
- a CDS encoding DEAD/DEAH box helicase, with translation MPTFTDLGVPETMVRSLSESGITSPFPIQTATLPDTMKGRDVLGRGRTGSGKTLAFSLPMVARLAASTGQRRPARPRALVLAPTRELANQIAEVIEPLARTQRLSVTTVFGGVSQGRQVSALNGGIDILVACPGRLEDLIKQRLVSLAGVEITVLDEADHMADLGFLPGVKRLMDQTPKVGQRLLFSATLDNGVDAIVKRYLTNPLHHSVDSADSPVEKMTHHVLAVHDTESKRLVVNELASGTGRRLLFTRTKHQAKKLAKQLTAAGIPAVDLHGNLSQPARERNLAAFAAGDVRVMCATDIAARGIDVHDIELVVHVDPPAEHKAYLHRSGRTARAGHEGVVVTVMLPEQAGDVKTLTRQAHINVTPQRVGPGSPVIAAIVGDVAAIVMPTAPPVSVPHQGAPRSGGDAGGQGRSRRGAGAGRGRRGGPATGSGAGAGQGRSAGAGRGAGAGRSASGSSRPAQGGSNVMYSSTTGGRSGAAAMSQNSDAGRRRAR, from the coding sequence ATGCCTACGTTTACTGATCTCGGTGTGCCCGAGACCATGGTCCGCTCCCTCAGCGAGAGCGGCATCACCTCGCCGTTCCCGATCCAGACGGCCACCCTGCCCGACACGATGAAGGGCCGCGACGTCCTCGGCCGGGGCCGCACCGGCTCGGGCAAGACGCTCGCGTTCTCGCTGCCGATGGTCGCGCGGCTCGCCGCCTCGACCGGCCAGCGTCGCCCGGCCCGCCCCCGCGCCCTCGTGCTGGCGCCGACTCGCGAGCTCGCGAACCAGATCGCCGAGGTCATCGAGCCCCTCGCGCGCACGCAGCGCCTGAGCGTGACCACCGTCTTCGGCGGGGTGTCCCAGGGGCGCCAGGTCAGCGCGCTCAACGGCGGCATCGACATCCTGGTGGCGTGCCCCGGCCGCCTCGAGGACCTCATCAAGCAGCGCCTCGTCTCGCTCGCGGGCGTCGAGATCACCGTGCTCGACGAGGCCGACCACATGGCCGACCTCGGCTTCCTGCCCGGCGTCAAGCGCCTCATGGACCAGACCCCCAAGGTCGGCCAGCGGCTCCTGTTCTCCGCGACGCTGGACAACGGCGTCGACGCGATCGTCAAGCGCTACCTGACGAACCCGCTGCACCACTCGGTCGACTCGGCGGACTCGCCGGTCGAGAAGATGACGCACCACGTGCTCGCGGTGCACGACACCGAGTCCAAGCGGCTCGTCGTCAACGAGCTCGCGTCCGGCACGGGCCGCCGCCTGCTCTTCACCCGCACCAAGCACCAGGCGAAGAAGCTCGCCAAGCAGCTCACCGCCGCCGGGATCCCCGCGGTCGATCTGCACGGGAACCTGAGCCAGCCCGCGCGTGAGCGCAACCTCGCGGCCTTCGCCGCCGGGGACGTGCGCGTCATGTGCGCGACCGACATCGCCGCGCGCGGCATCGACGTGCACGACATCGAGCTCGTCGTGCACGTCGACCCGCCGGCCGAGCACAAGGCCTACCTGCACCGCTCCGGGCGCACCGCCCGCGCCGGGCACGAGGGCGTCGTCGTCACCGTCATGCTCCCGGAGCAGGCCGGCGACGTGAAGACCCTCACGCGCCAGGCGCACATCAACGTCACGCCGCAGCGCGTCGGCCCCGGCTCGCCGGTCATCGCCGCGATCGTCGGGGACGTCGCCGCGATCGTCATGCCGACGGCGCCGCCCGTGTCCGTCCCGCACCAGGGCGCCCCGCGCTCCGGCGGCGACGCCGGCGGCCAGGGCCGTTCGCGCCGTGGCGCGGGCGCCGGTCGCGGCCGCCGCGGCGGACCCGCCACGGGCTCGGGTGCGGGCGCCGGCCAGGGTCGGTCCGCCGGCGCCGGGCGCGGCGCGGGCGCCGGGCGCTCGGCCTCCGGCTCCAGCCGGCCGGCCCAGGGCGGCTCGAACGTCATGTACTCCTCCACGACCGGCGGCCGCAGCGGCGCCGCCGCGATGTCGCAGAACTCGGACGCCGGCCGGCGCCGCGCGCGCTGA
- a CDS encoding DoxX family protein, translated as MADDDAAPARTLVTAAGLAALLAAAGAAHFVRPRPFESLIPRALGNPRAWVLASGAAELACAVAVAVPRTRRVGGLASAALFVAVFPGNVTMALAAHPGGRSWASSPAIAWGRLPLQVPLVAWALAVARAADRG; from the coding sequence ATGGCCGACGACGACGCAGCACCCGCCCGCACGCTCGTCACCGCCGCGGGGCTCGCCGCGCTGCTCGCCGCCGCCGGAGCCGCGCACTTCGTGCGGCCCAGACCGTTCGAGTCGCTGATCCCGCGCGCGCTGGGCAACCCTCGGGCCTGGGTGCTCGCGAGCGGCGCCGCCGAGCTCGCGTGCGCGGTGGCGGTGGCGGTGCCCCGCACGCGCCGCGTCGGCGGCCTCGCGAGCGCCGCGCTGTTCGTCGCCGTCTTCCCGGGCAACGTCACGATGGCGCTGGCCGCCCACCCGGGCGGCCGGTCGTGGGCGTCGAGCCCCGCGATCGCGTGGGGACGCCTGCCGCTGCAGGTGCCCCTGGTCGCGTGGGCGCTGGCCGTGGCGCGGGCGGCCGACCGGGGGTAG
- a CDS encoding signal peptidase I: MTDRAAGLGAAPRRSALGRAAMALLVLLTLVAVAGGVVAWTQGYRLYAVRTGSMAPAYPTGTLVVVAPLAQEVPTTGSVITFRIGDGLVTHRVFATSAGGLTTRGDANPSPDAWTLPLDRVVGSVVAAVPNGGYILVFFKQPTGALTLVSGLVSLTLLWTLFFPGGEPAPGAERAPRPVHARA; this comes from the coding sequence ATGACCGACCGAGCGGCGGGGCTCGGAGCCGCGCCCCGCCGCTCGGCGCTCGGGCGGGCGGCGATGGCGCTGCTCGTCCTGCTCACGCTGGTCGCCGTGGCCGGTGGGGTCGTCGCCTGGACCCAGGGCTACCGGCTCTACGCGGTGCGGACCGGCTCGATGGCGCCGGCGTACCCGACGGGGACACTCGTCGTCGTCGCCCCCCTCGCGCAGGAGGTCCCGACCACCGGATCCGTGATCACGTTCCGGATCGGGGACGGCCTCGTCACGCATCGCGTGTTCGCCACCTCGGCCGGCGGGCTGACCACCCGGGGCGACGCCAACCCGAGCCCCGACGCGTGGACCCTCCCACTGGATCGGGTCGTCGGCAGCGTCGTCGCCGCGGTCCCGAACGGCGGTTACATCCTCGTCTTCTTCAAGCAGCCGACCGGCGCGCTGACCCTGGTGTCCGGGCTCGTGTCGTTGACCTTGCTCTGGACCCTGTTCTTCCCGGGCGGCGAGCCAGCGCCCGGCGCCGAGCGCGCGCCGCGGCCGGTGCACGCTCGCGCCTGA
- a CDS encoding TasA family protein translates to MKKSTAFRMSGFIGTAGVTVALVAAAVGGTGAYFTDSEAGNLSASSGHLILNVSNTHLSLTDLVPGTDKTANIDFNVDASGKSDVWLVFDTTTAAYGAFSGANGAAAYPAGGLGRYGHFAVSVNSGPALFQSYNLVTGPNGCYIDADGHGGSATQATSPTNNPPYCGVPAAIKLASGLTSGQGATANVTFGLTGKVTTQNTPFADVPFTIVATQAGVRPDALNF, encoded by the coding sequence ATGAAGAAGAGCACTGCCTTTCGCATGTCCGGATTCATTGGTACGGCGGGCGTGACGGTCGCCCTCGTCGCGGCCGCCGTCGGCGGTACCGGCGCGTACTTCACCGACAGCGAGGCCGGCAACCTCAGCGCCAGCTCCGGTCACCTCATCCTCAACGTCAGCAACACCCACCTCTCGCTCACCGACCTCGTGCCCGGCACGGACAAGACCGCGAACATCGACTTCAACGTCGATGCGAGCGGCAAGTCGGACGTCTGGCTCGTCTTCGACACGACGACCGCCGCGTACGGCGCGTTCTCCGGTGCCAACGGCGCGGCCGCGTACCCCGCCGGCGGGCTCGGCCGGTACGGGCACTTCGCGGTGTCCGTCAACAGTGGGCCCGCGCTGTTCCAGTCGTACAACCTCGTCACCGGTCCCAACGGCTGCTACATCGACGCCGACGGCCACGGCGGCAGCGCGACCCAGGCGACGAGCCCCACGAACAACCCGCCCTACTGCGGGGTCCCGGCCGCGATCAAGCTCGCCTCGGGCCTGACCTCCGGCCAGGGCGCCACGGCCAACGTGACGTTCGGGCTGACCGGCAAGGTGACGACCCAGAACACGCCGTTCGCGGACGTCCCGTTCACGATCGTCGCGACGCAGGCGGGCGTCCGGCCGGACGCGCTGAACTTCTGA
- a CDS encoding DUF47 domain-containing protein: MRLRLTPRDTPFFDLLADSAANLVMGANLLAELLGADRQTRKAINKKLSLAEQVGDEATHTIMRRLNKTFVTPFDRDDIYNLASALDDCMDNMEEAGDLIVLYKLDELPARVSEQIQVLQRCAELTADAMPRLRSMSDLGEYWVEVNRLENQADKAHRKLLAQMFDEITDPIQLMKLKEVVEKLEDSVDAFEKVANTVETIAVKES, encoded by the coding sequence GTGCGCCTGCGCCTGACCCCGCGCGATACCCCGTTCTTCGATCTGCTCGCCGACTCCGCGGCCAACCTCGTGATGGGTGCCAACCTGCTCGCCGAGCTGCTCGGCGCCGACAGGCAGACGCGCAAGGCGATCAACAAGAAGCTGAGCCTCGCCGAGCAGGTGGGCGACGAGGCCACGCACACGATCATGCGGCGGCTGAACAAGACGTTCGTCACGCCGTTCGACCGCGACGACATCTACAACCTCGCGTCCGCGCTGGACGACTGCATGGACAACATGGAGGAGGCTGGCGACCTCATCGTGCTCTACAAGCTCGACGAGCTGCCGGCCCGGGTGTCCGAGCAGATCCAGGTGCTGCAGCGCTGCGCCGAGCTCACCGCCGACGCGATGCCGCGGCTGCGGTCGATGTCCGACCTGGGCGAGTACTGGGTCGAGGTCAACCGCCTCGAGAACCAGGCGGACAAGGCGCACCGCAAGCTCCTCGCGCAGATGTTCGACGAGATCACCGACCCCATCCAGCTGATGAAGCTGAAGGAGGTCGTCGAGAAGCTCGAGGATTCGGTGGACGCCTTCGAGAAGGTCGCCAACACCGTGGAGACCATCGCGGTCAAGGAGTCCTGA
- a CDS encoding MarR family winged helix-turn-helix transcriptional regulator produces the protein MTDTGADPVPQVERELGLLMRRARSASAAMSQQLHPDLESSAYLLLTYVGRQPGVRSSDLAAHIGVGRATISRQVHKLEELGLLRRRPDPQDARGQLLELTDEGAHVVTTTQDSRRRWLRSALTSWSTEDVTTLAASLAHLNETIEEAAAAARARCADD, from the coding sequence ATGACCGACACCGGCGCGGATCCCGTCCCGCAGGTCGAGCGCGAGCTGGGCCTGCTCATGCGCCGCGCGCGGTCGGCCTCGGCCGCGATGTCGCAGCAGCTGCACCCGGACCTCGAGTCGAGCGCGTACCTGCTGCTCACGTACGTGGGGCGGCAGCCCGGGGTCCGCAGCAGCGACCTCGCGGCGCACATCGGGGTCGGCCGCGCGACGATCTCCCGGCAGGTGCACAAGCTCGAGGAGCTCGGCCTGCTGCGGCGCCGGCCCGACCCGCAGGACGCCCGGGGCCAGCTGCTCGAGCTCACCGATGAGGGCGCGCACGTGGTCACGACCACCCAGGACTCCCGGCGGCGGTGGCTGCGCAGCGCCCTGACGTCGTGGTCGACCGAGGACGTCACCACCCTCGCAGCGTCGCTGGCGCACCTGAACGAGACCATCGAGGAGGCCGCGGCGGCGGCCCGGGCACGCTGCGCCGACGACTGA